The region TCCTTCGCGTCCGGCCTGGCCTACGGGCTCATGGAGCTCAGCTCGCTGCAGGAGGCCGTCGAGTACGGCGCCGCGCACGGCGCACTCGCGATGACGACGCCGGGCGACACCACCATGGCGACGCTCGCCGAGGTCGCCAAGCTGGCCGGCGGGGGCAGCGCGCGCGTGCAGCGCTGACCTGCCGTCGGGGCGGGGTCGGGGGCGGGGTGAACGTGTCCGCAGATCGGACCGATCTCGCCCCCGACCAGCGCAGACAGGGTGCACGGTGCAAGGATTGGTGGCATGTCCCAGAGCATCCTGTTCATCGGTGGTAGCGGAATCATCAGTCACGCCTCGGTGGCCAGAGCCGCGCGGCTCGGGCACCGGGTGACGGTGCTCAACCGGGGCAGATCCTCGTCCCGTCCGGTGCCGGCCGAGGTCGAGACGCTCGTCGCCGACGCGAACGACGCCGAGGCCGTCGCCGCCGCGATCGGCGGCCGGGAGTTCGACGTGGTCGCCCAGTTCCGGGCGTTCAGCCCCGAGCACGTGGCGCGCGACGTCGCGCAGTTCGCGGACCGTACCGGGCAGTACGTGTTCATCTCCTCGGCGTCGGCCTACCAGACGCCGCCGTCGCGGCTGCCCGTCCGCGAGTCGACGCCGCTGCGCAACCCGTTCTGGCAGTACTCGCGCGACAAGATCGCCTGCGAGGACCTGCTGGTGCGCGAGCACCGGGACAACGGCTTCCCGGCCACCATCGTGCGTCCCTCGCACACCTACGACCGCACCATCCTGCCGACGTCGGGCGGCTGGACCGACGTCGCCCGCATGCGCGCGGGCAAGCCCGTCGTCGTCCACGGGGACGGGACGTCCCTGTGGACGATCACGCACACCGAGGACTTCGCGGTCGGGTTCGTGGGCCTGCTCGGCAACCCGCTGGCCGTGGGCGACTCCTTCCACATCACCGGCACGCACGCGCCCACCTGGGACCAGATCTACACCTGGCTGGCCGAGGCGGCCGGCGTGCGGAGCCCCGACCTGGTGCACGTCGCGTCCGAGACGATCGCCCGCGTGCTGCCCGAGATGGGCCCGGGCCTGGTGGGCGACAAGGCGCACTCGATGGTCTTCGACAACTCGAAGGTGCGCAGCCTCGTGCCCGAGTTCGGCACCACCATCACCTACGACATCGGCGCCGTCGAGCAGATGTCCTGGTTCGACGCGCACCCGGAGGCCCAGGTGGTCGACGCCGACATCGACGCGGCCTTCGACCGTCTCGCGGCACACGCCCGCTCGGTCTGACGCCGCGAGTCAGGCCGGCGGCGCCGTCGACTCCCGGACCACCAGCTCCGTCGAGAGGTTGAGGCGACGGACCTTCGGCGACCGGCCGCGGGCGATGTCGAGCAGGATCTGGGTGGCGGCCGCTCCCATCTCGCGGA is a window of Promicromonospora sukumoe DNA encoding:
- a CDS encoding NAD-dependent epimerase/dehydratase family protein; this translates as MSQSILFIGGSGIISHASVARAARLGHRVTVLNRGRSSSRPVPAEVETLVADANDAEAVAAAIGGREFDVVAQFRAFSPEHVARDVAQFADRTGQYVFISSASAYQTPPSRLPVRESTPLRNPFWQYSRDKIACEDLLVREHRDNGFPATIVRPSHTYDRTILPTSGGWTDVARMRAGKPVVVHGDGTSLWTITHTEDFAVGFVGLLGNPLAVGDSFHITGTHAPTWDQIYTWLAEAAGVRSPDLVHVASETIARVLPEMGPGLVGDKAHSMVFDNSKVRSLVPEFGTTITYDIGAVEQMSWFDAHPEAQVVDADIDAAFDRLAAHARSV